The following are encoded together in the Blautia obeum ATCC 29174 genome:
- a CDS encoding putative holin-like toxin: MDTYEVLSLLFLGGTFLIALLAYLDNRDNKRKK, from the coding sequence ATGGATACATACGAAGTCTTGAGCTTATTGTTCTTAGGCGGTACGTTTCTGATTGCTTTGCTTGCCTATTTGGATAATAGGGACAACAAGCGAAAAAAATAG
- a CDS encoding SpaA isopeptide-forming pilin-related protein: MKNKKNMRRFLSGFLAMLTVLSTMLSPILSYAADVVPVPEEPPLYEAVKNELDADEVVKAKDLELETGSIFEVEKDFTGLEIPDEKKVKITFHEAKNEEKQDFTTDYEDTYKAVYYVEPVSGHPIYQINRKLIVKEAVVQVAESENQESVSNQEDENEAEGEEPAIGTAESEEPVQDEVNVEIPSEDEIYEEVTPTEIPVEEEPIDTPIPENPSEEVSTEEPAIDDNPDTDSTFEEITDTDPEEMPEATDDSFTDGTEKTEDADGNYQVNIVRGEEFHIELNHEDGQYQPGETVVFSGDMPQGSLIAVGTTKVQANQTENTEDLLYSEVTYHEESDKFSFEMPADDIDLSVSMDQAENGIMLLATDTPWDDATNIEANKYYYYSDGQLHPFDTVMGQGGNDSYKYVRYKAGGKTYTVNAYCMQHSMQSPPSGTTYKNMVELDEGGDDKYLRKALFYGYGGPGWGHTFNGYNVKSIMEKYGCSSETRAMQHYLVDYLYDGESGFGGALSTTAKNMLKEIKAALAKMPDPTAMKLLPGLSVNATGKETESFTWKANEAFTITIHLENGVSLVNETTGKTASGNVTVKGGEKFHLVATTANMGSLKGKYAITSNFPLDFHAMLLKLESSQDIGFGYYTDSSDLQITVDWPEEAVIEITKKDGDTGKNLAGAVYGVYSDNACTKLIVKMPPTDSNGSSRVTLTKTQDTVYLKEITAPEGYVVQASSYGVKLVVGSTTKQTVTDKEQKGNLTVYKEGEVFVGAVSDENGTSFQYEKRRQKGAVYNVYAAEDIVTAGGKTVYKKGAEVAKNLITGEDGSVTVKNLPLGSYNVTEAQAPENFYNAKETKKVTISYAGQTAEAAFSETTFTNDRQKAVVQVIKKDKDTENTLSGGHFALFAAQDMKTVDGKVAVKKDALIETAITGTDGKAAFKADLPVGFSYYVKEVQAPAGYVRNEKDTYSFQFSYTNDEQAKISFSHTFVNDRVSAAISLNKKDAETKENKAQGDASLENAVYGLYARNDITHPDGKTGVIYKAGSQIGTLTTDKEGKARIENLYLGEYYIKEITPSVGYLADEHEYDLVCSDEGDLTAVVEKECTSLETVKKQPFELIKAANNGDTDAALLSGAGFSAYLVSSLVVKEDGNYDFSSAEPVVIGENGATEIFTNEKGYVKSIAIPYGTYLVRETTTPHNYKPVDDFIVRITENKPTEPQTWRVLLDKEFSAKLKIIKQDDETKKSVLIPGTEFKIYDMDHEKYVEQVTTYPTTVTHTSYFTDIDGYLILPQNLKIGHYRIEEVTAPDGYTINKNYVEIQVDTNTLYQTDPVSGDAVIEVVYEDHSVKGKLTVQKKGEVLSTYKNDFRYEVQNLSGAVYEVYAAEDIYTADFQKDDTGKRILKYAKGEKVAELTTDESGKAELDNLPLGEYKVVEKTAPEGFVLNEEEQKISFVYADQNTPVISQSAEFINDRQKVEVSVVKKDAENEKGLSGAEFGLYAKEDIKAGDKVLVKADELLTKAVTGEDGKTVFEQDLPFGTYYIKELAAPDGFVSSDEQIEVTAKYQGQEVKTVKLETVFKNEPTTTEFTKSDITTGVELDGATLTVLDSDGKEVEKWTSVKGKAHVIKRLHVGKTYTLREEFAPYGYLQAEEVKFTVSDTADVQKVEMKDAVPVGRIIINKKGEFVKEVTWKDMLAGGMDAAFGYVTGSLKDVTFEIYAAEDIKAADGESSDYYKKDELVATITTDALGYARSEDLPLGKYYVKEKETADGYVLDGEIREVDLTYRDQNTPVVTYDEDWQNNRQKAKVTVVKKEKNTDRVLEGGVFALYTKNDILNAEGEVILKADTMIEQKATDQDGRIVFTADLPINGNYYVKEVQAPAGFVTTEEIKEFDFAYAGEEVAEVSFEFTYEDEPTTFEITKSDITTGEELPGAKLKVSDSEGNVVDEWTSGSTPHIIKELEVGKKYTLTETIPADGYATAESITFVVENTADIQKVEMQDDTTKILISKVDMTDGSSEVKGAKLYILNENQEVMESWTSGDQPHYVEKLSVGTYTLLEETAPKGYIVANKVTFEVKDTGDVQGAKMEDEQAMGKVILNKTDKDTKKPMKGVEFALCDSKGKVLETLVTDSAGHAESKNYPIATFKNGQYKKAITYILKETKTLDGYQLDETEHKIQFEYVNDRTPVIEYTLDLTNKKAPEKDTPETSENQGVSTPGSHGSDAASVSNSPKTGDNTNIAIFVLALAVSAGCLGTVVTVKRKRK; the protein is encoded by the coding sequence ATGAAGAATAAAAAAAATATGAGAAGATTTTTGTCGGGATTCTTGGCAATGCTTACAGTGTTATCTACAATGCTATCTCCAATACTGTCCTATGCGGCAGATGTAGTGCCAGTGCCAGAAGAGCCACCGTTATACGAAGCGGTAAAAAATGAACTTGATGCAGATGAGGTGGTAAAAGCAAAAGATCTGGAACTGGAAACAGGCAGTATTTTTGAAGTGGAGAAAGATTTTACCGGACTGGAAATACCAGATGAAAAAAAGGTGAAGATCACTTTCCATGAGGCAAAAAATGAGGAAAAGCAGGACTTTACAACAGATTACGAAGATACATACAAAGCTGTTTATTATGTAGAGCCAGTAAGTGGCCACCCAATTTATCAGATCAATCGTAAGCTGATTGTAAAGGAAGCGGTGGTGCAGGTTGCTGAATCTGAGAATCAGGAATCTGTAAGCAACCAGGAAGATGAGAATGAAGCAGAAGGCGAGGAACCAGCCATAGGCACTGCAGAGAGTGAAGAACCTGTGCAGGATGAGGTAAATGTAGAAATTCCGTCAGAGGATGAAATCTATGAAGAAGTAACTCCGACAGAAATTCCGGTTGAGGAAGAGCCAATAGATACACCAATCCCGGAAAACCCGTCTGAGGAAGTTTCAACAGAAGAACCTGCCATAGATGATAATCCGGATACAGACAGCACATTTGAAGAAATTACAGATACAGATCCGGAAGAAATGCCAGAGGCGACAGACGACTCTTTTACAGATGGAACAGAGAAAACAGAAGATGCAGATGGAAATTATCAGGTAAATATTGTTCGTGGAGAGGAATTTCATATTGAGCTGAACCATGAAGATGGACAGTATCAGCCAGGAGAAACCGTTGTTTTTTCCGGAGATATGCCGCAAGGCAGCTTAATTGCAGTAGGAACAACAAAAGTACAGGCAAACCAGACAGAGAATACAGAAGATTTATTGTATTCTGAGGTGACTTATCACGAAGAATCGGATAAATTCAGTTTTGAAATGCCAGCAGATGACATTGATCTAAGTGTTTCCATGGATCAGGCAGAAAACGGTATCATGTTACTTGCAACCGATACTCCATGGGATGATGCAACAAATATTGAAGCAAATAAATATTACTATTATTCAGATGGCCAGCTTCATCCGTTTGATACAGTTATGGGACAGGGTGGAAATGACAGCTACAAATATGTTCGTTACAAAGCAGGCGGAAAGACTTATACAGTAAATGCGTATTGTATGCAGCACTCCATGCAGTCACCTCCAAGTGGGACAACATATAAAAATATGGTTGAACTGGATGAAGGCGGAGATGATAAATATTTGAGAAAAGCCTTATTCTATGGATATGGCGGTCCAGGATGGGGACATACATTCAATGGATATAATGTAAAATCCATTATGGAAAAATATGGATGCAGTTCTGAGACAAGAGCCATGCAGCATTACCTGGTTGACTATTTATATGATGGCGAATCCGGATTTGGAGGTGCGCTTTCTACAACCGCTAAAAATATGCTGAAAGAGATTAAAGCAGCTCTTGCTAAAATGCCTGATCCGACAGCAATGAAACTTCTTCCAGGACTTTCCGTTAATGCAACGGGAAAGGAAACTGAAAGTTTTACCTGGAAGGCAAATGAAGCATTTACCATTACCATTCATCTGGAGAACGGAGTAAGCCTTGTTAATGAAACCACAGGAAAAACGGCATCTGGAAATGTCACTGTAAAGGGTGGAGAGAAATTCCATCTTGTAGCTACAACAGCCAATATGGGCAGTCTGAAAGGAAAGTATGCGATCACTTCCAATTTTCCCCTGGATTTCCATGCAATGCTTTTAAAACTGGAGAGTTCACAGGACATTGGTTTTGGCTACTATACAGATTCCTCTGACCTGCAGATTACAGTTGACTGGCCGGAAGAAGCAGTTATTGAAATTACAAAGAAAGATGGAGATACTGGAAAAAATCTAGCTGGAGCCGTGTATGGGGTATATAGTGATAACGCCTGCACAAAGCTGATTGTTAAGATGCCGCCAACAGACAGCAATGGTTCTTCACGTGTAACTCTTACCAAGACACAGGATACTGTTTACTTAAAAGAGATTACAGCACCGGAAGGTTATGTTGTCCAGGCTTCTTCGTATGGAGTGAAATTAGTAGTTGGCAGTACAACCAAACAGACTGTAACGGACAAAGAGCAGAAAGGAAATCTGACCGTTTATAAAGAGGGAGAAGTTTTTGTAGGAGCTGTATCTGATGAAAATGGAACTTCATTCCAGTACGAGAAACGCCGTCAGAAAGGAGCCGTTTATAACGTATATGCTGCCGAGGATATTGTAACAGCAGGTGGAAAAACAGTTTACAAAAAAGGCGCAGAAGTAGCGAAAAATCTGATCACAGGTGAGGACGGTTCTGTAACGGTAAAGAATCTTCCGCTTGGAAGCTATAATGTAACAGAAGCACAGGCCCCGGAAAATTTTTATAATGCAAAAGAAACAAAAAAAGTAACCATTTCTTATGCAGGGCAGACTGCAGAAGCGGCTTTCTCAGAGACTACCTTTACAAATGACCGTCAGAAAGCAGTGGTGCAGGTGATAAAGAAAGACAAAGATACTGAAAATACACTATCCGGAGGGCATTTTGCTCTGTTTGCAGCGCAGGATATGAAAACTGTGGATGGAAAAGTAGCAGTAAAAAAAGATGCTCTGATTGAGACTGCAATTACTGGTACTGATGGAAAAGCAGCATTTAAAGCAGATCTTCCAGTGGGATTTTCTTATTATGTAAAAGAAGTCCAGGCTCCGGCTGGTTATGTCAGAAATGAGAAAGATACTTATTCTTTCCAATTCAGTTATACCAATGATGAACAGGCAAAAATTTCTTTCAGTCATACTTTTGTGAATGACAGGGTCAGTGCTGCAATCTCTTTGAATAAAAAAGATGCCGAGACAAAAGAAAATAAGGCACAGGGAGATGCTTCCCTGGAAAATGCGGTGTATGGACTTTATGCAAGAAACGACATTACCCATCCAGATGGAAAGACAGGCGTTATTTATAAAGCCGGAAGCCAGATTGGTACGCTAACTACCGATAAAGAAGGAAAAGCAAGGATAGAGAATCTTTATCTTGGAGAGTATTACATCAAGGAAATTACCCCATCCGTAGGATATCTGGCAGACGAGCATGAATATGATCTTGTATGCAGTGATGAAGGTGATCTGACAGCGGTTGTAGAAAAAGAGTGTACCTCACTGGAAACGGTGAAGAAACAGCCGTTTGAACTTATTAAAGCTGCCAATAATGGAGACACAGATGCTGCATTACTATCCGGAGCTGGATTTAGTGCATATTTGGTATCTTCTTTGGTGGTAAAAGAGGATGGAAATTATGATTTTTCCTCTGCAGAGCCGGTTGTGATCGGTGAAAATGGAGCAACAGAAATTTTTACAAATGAGAAAGGTTATGTAAAATCCATTGCAATTCCATATGGAACATATCTGGTGAGAGAAACTACAACACCCCATAATTACAAACCTGTAGATGATTTTATTGTCCGGATTACAGAGAATAAACCAACAGAGCCGCAGACATGGAGAGTTCTTTTGGACAAAGAATTTTCTGCAAAACTGAAAATCATCAAACAGGATGATGAGACTAAAAAATCAGTTTTAATTCCGGGAACAGAGTTTAAAATTTATGATATGGATCATGAAAAATATGTAGAGCAGGTAACTACATACCCGACAACTGTTACACATACCTCATATTTCACAGATATAGATGGATATCTGATACTGCCTCAGAATTTAAAAATTGGTCATTATAGAATCGAAGAGGTAACAGCACCGGACGGTTATACCATTAACAAAAATTATGTCGAAATACAGGTGGATACCAATACCCTGTATCAGACGGATCCGGTTTCAGGTGATGCGGTCATTGAAGTGGTATATGAGGACCATTCGGTGAAAGGAAAACTCACTGTACAGAAAAAAGGAGAGGTTCTTTCGACCTATAAGAATGATTTTAGGTATGAAGTTCAAAACCTTTCCGGTGCAGTATATGAAGTATATGCTGCAGAGGATATCTATACAGCAGATTTCCAGAAAGATGATACAGGAAAAAGAATCCTGAAATATGCAAAGGGTGAAAAAGTTGCAGAACTGACAACGGATGAATCCGGAAAAGCAGAGCTTGATAATCTGCCTCTAGGAGAATACAAAGTTGTAGAAAAGACTGCACCGGAGGGATTTGTATTAAATGAAGAAGAACAGAAGATTTCTTTCGTCTATGCAGACCAGAATACACCAGTGATCTCACAGAGTGCAGAGTTTATAAATGACCGCCAGAAAGTAGAAGTGTCAGTTGTGAAAAAAGATGCTGAAAATGAGAAAGGGCTTTCTGGAGCAGAGTTTGGTCTTTACGCAAAAGAGGATATAAAAGCAGGGGATAAGGTACTGGTAAAAGCAGACGAACTGCTTACAAAAGCGGTAACAGGTGAAGATGGAAAAACTGTTTTTGAGCAGGATCTGCCATTTGGAACTTATTATATAAAAGAACTGGCAGCACCAGATGGTTTTGTATCTTCAGATGAGCAGATTGAGGTGACTGCGAAATATCAGGGACAGGAAGTAAAAACAGTAAAACTGGAAACCGTTTTTAAGAATGAGCCGACAACAACTGAATTTACGAAATCAGATATTACAACAGGTGTGGAACTTGACGGAGCAACACTGACGGTTTTGGATTCAGACGGAAAAGAAGTAGAAAAATGGACTTCTGTAAAAGGAAAAGCTCATGTAATAAAAAGACTCCATGTGGGAAAAACCTACACACTTCGGGAAGAGTTTGCACCATATGGTTATCTGCAGGCGGAGGAAGTGAAATTTACAGTTTCTGATACTGCAGATGTTCAAAAAGTAGAAATGAAGGATGCTGTTCCGGTTGGACGAATCATCATCAATAAAAAAGGTGAATTTGTCAAGGAAGTTACCTGGAAAGATATGCTGGCAGGCGGCATGGACGCAGCATTTGGCTATGTTACAGGTTCTTTGAAAGATGTTACTTTTGAAATTTATGCAGCGGAGGATATCAAGGCTGCAGATGGGGAAAGCAGTGATTATTATAAAAAGGACGAATTGGTAGCAACAATTACGACAGATGCTCTTGGATATGCAAGATCAGAAGATCTTCCTTTAGGCAAATATTATGTAAAGGAAAAAGAGACGGCGGATGGATATGTTCTGGATGGAGAAATCAGAGAGGTTGATCTGACTTATCGTGATCAGAATACTCCGGTTGTGACTTATGATGAGGACTGGCAGAATAACCGCCAAAAAGCAAAAGTAACTGTAGTTAAGAAAGAAAAAAATACAGACCGTGTTCTGGAAGGCGGAGTATTTGCACTTTATACAAAGAATGATATTTTAAATGCAGAAGGCGAAGTAATCCTGAAAGCAGATACCATGATCGAGCAGAAAGCTACGGATCAGGATGGAAGGATTGTATTTACGGCAGATCTTCCAATCAATGGCAACTACTATGTAAAAGAAGTGCAGGCTCCTGCTGGATTTGTGACAACAGAAGAAATCAAGGAATTTGATTTTGCTTATGCGGGAGAAGAGGTTGCAGAAGTATCCTTTGAGTTCACTTATGAAGATGAGCCAACTACTTTTGAAATCACAAAATCAGATATTACAACCGGGGAAGAATTACCAGGTGCAAAACTGAAAGTATCCGATTCAGAGGGAAACGTTGTGGATGAGTGGACTTCCGGAAGCACACCACACATCATTAAGGAACTGGAAGTTGGAAAGAAATATACATTAACAGAGACAATTCCTGCTGATGGTTATGCAACTGCAGAATCCATTACGTTTGTAGTAGAAAATACTGCAGATATACAGAAAGTAGAAATGCAGGATGATACAACAAAAATTCTGATCAGTAAAGTTGATATGACAGATGGAAGCAGCGAGGTCAAAGGTGCTAAACTGTATATTCTTAATGAAAACCAGGAAGTTATGGAAAGCTGGACATCTGGTGATCAGCCCCATTATGTAGAGAAACTTTCAGTCGGCACTTATACGTTGTTGGAGGAAACAGCACCGAAAGGCTATATTGTGGCAAATAAAGTGACATTTGAGGTTAAGGACACCGGAGATGTTCAGGGAGCCAAAATGGAAGATGAACAGGCAATGGGCAAGGTAATCTTAAATAAAACGGATAAAGATACCAAGAAGCCAATGAAAGGTGTAGAATTTGCCCTTTGTGACAGCAAAGGTAAAGTTCTGGAAACTCTGGTAACAGACAGTGCTGGTCATGCAGAATCAAAGAATTATCCGATTGCGACTTTTAAGAATGGGCAGTATAAAAAAGCAATCACATATATCCTGAAAGAAACAAAAACACTGGATGGCTATCAGCTTGATGAAACCGAGCATAAGATTCAGTTTGAATATGTCAATGACCGTACTCCTGTGATTGAATATACTCTGGATCTGACAAATAAGAAAGCTCCGGAAAAAGACACTCCGGAAACATCAGAAAACCAGGGAGTCAGCACTCCTGGTTCCCATGGTTCTGATGCGGCTTCTGTATCCAATTCACCAAAAACAGGAGATAATACAAATATTGCTATTTTTGTGCTGGCACTTGCAGTATCAGCAGGATGTCTGGGAACTGTAGTGACAGTTAAGAGAAAACGCAAATGA
- a CDS encoding helix-turn-helix domain-containing protein, translating to MKLGARIRKIRMFRNITQKELGRRLGYGESSADVRIAQYESGQRTPKQETLIRIAEILEVDVRNFLSPGIATMDELMETLFWMDEENRGLFHLFLLNDSESETVGITMRDKKTMSYLQEWMGKKQKLGDGRITEEEYLEWKLHWPEDKRKTEYKTV from the coding sequence TTGAAATTAGGAGCAAGAATAAGAAAAATCCGTATGTTTCGCAACATAACTCAAAAGGAATTGGGACGCAGATTAGGATATGGGGAAAGTAGTGCGGATGTGAGAATCGCCCAATATGAAAGTGGACAGCGTACACCGAAGCAGGAAACGCTTATCCGGATAGCAGAAATATTGGAAGTTGATGTCCGAAATTTTTTAAGTCCTGGAATTGCGACAATGGACGAATTAATGGAAACTTTATTCTGGATGGATGAAGAAAATAGAGGGCTTTTTCATCTGTTCCTGCTAAATGATTCAGAAAGTGAAACAGTTGGAATCACAATGAGGGATAAAAAAACAATGTCTTATCTGCAGGAATGGATGGGGAAAAAGCAGAAACTGGGCGATGGAAGAATCACAGAAGAGGAATATCTGGAATGGAAACTGCATTGGCCAGAGGATAAGAGAAAAACAGAATATAAAACCGTATGA
- a CDS encoding DNA topoisomerase 3, which produces MQLVIAEKPSVARNIAKVLHATNVKDGYLEGKEYLVSWCIGHLIELASADQYRDDWKAWRYETLPMIPENWKYQIKESTKGQFRILKELLHRADVTEIICATDAGREGELIFRLVYNQAECKLPFKRLWISSMEEKAILEGFQQLKDGHEYDDLYYSAVARSEADWLVGINATRLFTVLYHHRLIVGRVQTPTLAMLVEREKSIENFQKEKYYLVHLLMDGLDAVSSRIKEKSAAVQMMEDMKDETAQILSVKKEKKKVQPPKLYDLTTLQREANRLLGFTAQQTLDYTQSLYEKKLVTYPRTDSQYLTDDMEENALLVVGAVNSMFPEMSIKGSEPDIKRLLNSKKVSDHHAIIPTVEITNMDLKALPGGEKEILMLIASKLLCASEQEYIYESIKTEISCHGELFTASGKNVLQYGWKEVEERFFKSYGKNAEKPEEEESDFPDIKIGQVFECVVVKFSEHFTAPPKHYTEDTLLSAMEHAGSSDTIEDAERKGLGTPATRAAIIEKLIEKGFIERKKKQILPTADGRNLIRILPEMIKSPKLTAEWENDLTLISRGQKNVEEFLFEIEKMVTKLVSDNGQPVEEYQKLFSDGRKEIGKCPRCDNKVYVGKRNYYCSGSDCSFTLWKNNRFFESQGKTLDEATVRKLLSEKQVHFKDLVSEKTKRKYEATIKMEVSETGNPKFQLIFPERKKGKKNEE; this is translated from the coding sequence TTGCAGCTTGTAATTGCGGAAAAACCCAGCGTAGCCAGAAACATTGCGAAGGTGCTTCATGCCACAAACGTAAAAGATGGCTACCTGGAAGGAAAAGAATATCTGGTTTCCTGGTGTATTGGGCATTTGATTGAACTGGCTAGTGCGGATCAGTACCGGGATGACTGGAAAGCATGGAGATATGAGACACTTCCTATGATCCCGGAGAATTGGAAATATCAGATCAAAGAAAGTACCAAAGGGCAGTTTCGGATTTTAAAGGAATTGCTTCACAGAGCAGATGTCACAGAAATTATATGTGCAACAGATGCAGGAAGAGAAGGGGAGTTGATTTTCCGTCTGGTATATAACCAGGCAGAATGTAAACTTCCCTTTAAAAGACTGTGGATTTCTTCCATGGAGGAAAAAGCAATTCTGGAAGGATTTCAGCAGCTGAAAGATGGACATGAATATGATGATCTTTATTATTCTGCAGTGGCGCGAAGTGAAGCAGACTGGCTGGTAGGAATTAATGCCACCAGACTGTTTACGGTACTGTATCACCATCGGTTGATTGTAGGTCGGGTGCAGACACCTACACTTGCAATGCTGGTGGAACGGGAAAAGAGCATCGAGAACTTCCAGAAAGAGAAGTATTATCTGGTTCATCTTCTGATGGATGGATTGGATGCTGTAAGCAGCCGGATAAAAGAGAAAAGTGCTGCCGTTCAGATGATGGAGGATATGAAGGATGAAACTGCACAGATTCTTTCAGTAAAGAAAGAGAAGAAAAAGGTACAGCCGCCGAAATTATATGATCTGACCACATTACAGAGGGAAGCAAATCGTCTTCTTGGATTTACGGCACAGCAAACCTTGGACTATACCCAAAGCCTTTATGAGAAGAAACTGGTGACGTATCCAAGGACGGATAGCCAATATCTTACAGATGATATGGAAGAAAATGCTCTTCTGGTTGTCGGGGCAGTAAATAGTATGTTTCCTGAAATGTCAATAAAGGGTTCAGAACCAGATATAAAGAGACTTTTGAACAGTAAAAAGGTATCAGATCATCATGCAATTATACCAACGGTAGAAATTACAAACATGGATTTAAAAGCACTTCCGGGTGGAGAAAAGGAAATTCTCATGCTGATTGCATCAAAGTTATTATGTGCATCGGAACAGGAATACATATATGAGAGTATTAAGACTGAAATTTCCTGTCATGGAGAACTGTTTACTGCATCTGGAAAGAATGTTCTCCAATATGGATGGAAAGAAGTGGAAGAACGGTTCTTTAAATCATATGGGAAAAATGCAGAAAAGCCAGAAGAGGAGGAAAGTGATTTTCCAGATATAAAAATAGGACAGGTATTTGAATGTGTTGTTGTAAAATTTAGTGAACATTTTACAGCACCGCCGAAACATTATACGGAGGATACGCTCCTTAGTGCCATGGAACACGCTGGAAGCTCGGATACGATAGAAGACGCAGAGAGAAAAGGGCTTGGAACTCCGGCTACCAGGGCAGCGATTATTGAAAAACTGATTGAGAAAGGCTTTATTGAGCGTAAAAAGAAGCAGATATTACCTACAGCAGATGGAAGAAATCTGATCAGGATTCTTCCGGAAATGATCAAATCACCAAAACTTACAGCAGAATGGGAAAATGATCTGACACTGATTTCCAGAGGCCAGAAAAATGTAGAAGAATTTCTCTTCGAAATTGAAAAAATGGTTACCAAATTGGTAAGTGATAATGGACAGCCAGTGGAAGAATACCAGAAACTATTTTCAGATGGTCGGAAAGAAATTGGAAAATGCCCAAGATGCGACAATAAGGTTTATGTGGGAAAGAGAAATTATTATTGTTCAGGAAGTGATTGCAGTTTTACTTTATGGAAAAATAACCGATTTTTTGAGAGTCAAGGAAAAACACTTGATGAAGCAACTGTCAGGAAGCTGCTGAGTGAGAAGCAGGTGCATTTCAAAGATCTGGTATCAGAGAAAACAAAAAGGAAGTATGAAGCAACTATAAAGATGGAGGTTTCAGAAACCGGAAATCCAAAGTTTCAGTTGATTTTCCCGGAACGGAAGAAAGGAAAAAAGAATGAAGAATAA
- a CDS encoding TnpV protein, whose translation MAKSLFEELGGKYERQGDYLIPCLTVPAEEEQAIGIWGQRHLDYLKQYRKVTYTNLLTSGRLNAYLADINRQAQERFERLIEGMKQAQGITEQLKAENALEWTGCLNNIRACAREIVEKEIIFA comes from the coding sequence ATGGCAAAATCATTATTTGAGGAACTGGGCGGCAAATACGAAAGGCAAGGGGATTATTTGATACCGTGCTTAACTGTACCCGCCGAAGAAGAACAGGCAATAGGCATCTGGGGGCAACGGCATTTAGATTATCTAAAACAGTACCGTAAAGTTACATACACCAATCTTCTTACAAGCGGCAGGCTAAACGCCTACCTTGCCGACATCAACAGACAGGCACAGGAACGCTTTGAAAGGCTCATAGAGGGTATGAAACAGGCACAGGGCATAACGGAACAGCTAAAGGCAGAAAACGCCTTAGAATGGACAGGATGCCTCAATAACATAAGGGCTTGTGCGAGGGAGATTGTGGAAAAGGAAATTATTTTTGCATAA